GTTCCATCCCCAGGTGTAGACCTCTCCTGCCGTAGTCCTCAGTAGACCGTGCTCGGCGCCCATGTGAATTCTGGCAGGACCCTGATCCTCAGGAAGCTTCAGGCGAAGTGGCGTGGGTATTGCCTGCTGTTCGCTGAACGAACCCATTCCCAGCTGACCGTAGCAATTGCGACCCCATACGAGGATCTCGTTGTTTTTGAGCACAGCTGCATTGTGGGTCCAACCCACGGCCAACTGACGCACATCCTCCTCAAACTGAAAGGCGTTGGACTGGCCAAACTTGTTGTCACCCAAGGTAAGGATTCTTTTGGTGCTGCCTCCACCCGTTTCGCTTAGATCCGCGCACTTGAGCACCATGTGGTTCTGACCACTCGAAATGGAAACTATCCGCAGTTCGTTGGGATTGTGGACCTGTATCTTCACCGTATTGCAGCGGTGCAGGCAGGTGGCCGTGATATCCAGCTCGATGGGCGGAGGGTCCATAATCCTCAATCGTCCGAAAACGTAGATTTTGTTGTCTTGCGTAAGGACGGCACAGTGGCGCAGGCCGAAGCTGATCCTCTGGGCGGGTTCTTCGCGTGGAAGCTTTACTGGCATTGGTCTTCTCACGGCAGTAAAGCCGCGCTGACAAATTCCCAGCTGCTGAAAGGCATTGGAGCCCCAGACAAACAGGCGTTTGGTCAACGTGATGGCTCCCGAAATGTCCCAGCCACAGCTAATGGTTTCCACAGGAACATCCTGTAATTTTATTGTTAGAGATTATGGGTTTCTAGGAGAAGCGATCATAGGCTTACTCACCCCGAAGTATTCCGTGGGGATCATCTTGAACTCGCTGTGGCACTCCTCCGTGGAATCCAGTCCCAGTTGACCACGATTGTTCCATCCGCAGGCATGAATCCGTCCGCTTGTGTCGAGGATGAGAACATGGCCACCACCTCCACGAATCAAGCGAACCTGGGCGGGGGCGAAGGAGCACTTGGCCACCCGTTGCGGTGTCATGCACAATTCGGACTCAAAGCCAAGGCCGAGCTGGCCGTGAGAATTGGCACCCTAAGACATGGCGAAAAAAGGGGCGAGAACCCAAGCCAAGGAAATCACTCattaatttgcaatgcaaatgcaCCGTGGCGATGTCTCTG
The sequence above is a segment of the Drosophila melanogaster chromosome 2L genome. Coding sequences within it:
- the CG7420 gene encoding uncharacterized protein, isoform A; amino-acid sequence: MEVYAWGANSHGQLGLGFESELCMTPQRVAKCSFAPAQVRLIRGGGGHVLILDTSGRIHACGWNNRGQLGLDSTEECHSEFKMIPTEYFGDVPVETISCGWDISGAITLTKRLFVWGSNAFQQLGICQRGFTAVRRPMPVKLPREEPAQRISFGLRHCAVLTQDNKIYVFGRLRIMDPPPIELDITATCLHRCNTVKIQVHNPNELRIVSISSGQNHMVLKCADLSETGGGSTKRILTLGDNKFGQSNAFQFEEDVRQLAVGWTHNAAVLKNNEILVWGRNCYGQLGMGSFSEQQAIPTPLRLKLPEDQGPARIHMGAEHGLLRTTAGEVYTWGWNEHGNCGNNSTENVCTPTLLQLPPVKLCGAGAGFCYAITEPVI
- the CG7420 gene encoding uncharacterized protein, isoform B, producing the protein MEVYAWGANSHGQLGLGFESELCMTPQRVAKCSFAPAQVRLIRGGGGHVLILDTSGRIHACGWNNRGQLGLDSTEECHSEFKMIPTEYFGDVPVETISCGWDISGAITLTKRLFVWGSNAFQQLGICQRGFTAVRRPMPVKLPREEPAQRISFGLRHCAVLTQDNKIYVFGRLRIMDPPPIELDITATCLHRCNTVKIQVHNPNELRIVSISSGQNHMVLKCADLSETGGGSTKRILTLGDNKFGQSNAFQFEEDVRQLAVGWTHNAAVLKNNEILVWGRNCYGQLGMGSFSEQQAIPTPLRLKLPEDQGPARIHMGAEHGLLRTTAGEVYTWGWNEHGNCGNNSTENLHPNSFTTATSEIVRRRSRILLRDHRARNLTLSPCDVLLV